A genomic stretch from Algoriphagus halophilus includes:
- a CDS encoding glycerophosphodiester phosphodiesterase, which translates to MKLSLTLFLLAMLVQIPSGFAQKSFHQNKVIAHRGAWKSKGHPQNSLASLNEAVALGCEGSEFDVWMTADGILVVNHDTDFMGMPIETSTYDQLLSKTHENGEKLATVEEYLAEGKKQKGTKLIFEIKPSKISVERSEEVAIKSVKAVKKMKASKWVDYITFSYEGGLKAIETDPKANVAYLSGDKTPKELKEAGFFGFDYNIGVLKKNPHWIQEAQELGLTVNSWTVNKEEDMKWLLEQGADFITTDEPELLLELIQSK; encoded by the coding sequence ATGAAGTTGTCCCTCACACTTTTCCTGTTAGCAATGCTCGTTCAAATTCCTTCTGGTTTTGCTCAAAAATCCTTCCATCAAAACAAAGTAATTGCCCACCGGGGCGCTTGGAAGTCAAAAGGACACCCACAAAATAGTCTTGCATCCTTGAATGAAGCGGTGGCCTTGGGTTGTGAGGGGTCGGAATTTGATGTTTGGATGACAGCGGATGGAATACTCGTGGTCAACCATGATACAGACTTCATGGGAATGCCGATAGAAACCAGCACCTATGATCAACTGTTGTCCAAAACACATGAAAATGGTGAAAAACTGGCGACGGTCGAGGAATACCTTGCCGAAGGGAAAAAGCAAAAAGGCACCAAACTGATTTTTGAAATCAAACCATCCAAAATTAGTGTGGAAAGATCGGAGGAAGTAGCGATCAAATCTGTGAAAGCCGTGAAAAAAATGAAAGCCAGTAAATGGGTGGATTACATCACTTTTAGCTACGAAGGGGGACTGAAAGCCATTGAAACAGATCCTAAGGCAAACGTTGCCTATTTAAGCGGGGATAAAACTCCAAAAGAACTCAAAGAGGCCGGTTTTTTTGGTTTTGATTACAATATTGGGGTGTTAAAGAAAAACCCTCATTGGATTCAAGAAGCACAGGAACTGGGGCTCACCGTCAATTCCTGGACGGTCAATAAAGAGGAAGATATGAAATGGCTCTTGGAACAAGGGGCAGACTTTATAACTACTGACGAACCTGAATTACTGCTGGAACTGATCCAATCCAAATGA
- a CDS encoding response regulator, translating to MKVLLLEDVLLEQLRFQRTIEILDLKIDLTIANNGKEGILLLKNEKTIPDLILIDLNMPGQNGIEFLKELKTLPNLKNIRTIAFTTSNDPQDIDMCYENGVSSFIHKPMNPSLYKETVKLLITYWKMNIQ from the coding sequence GTGAAAGTCTTGTTACTGGAAGATGTTTTATTGGAACAACTCAGATTTCAAAGGACCATAGAAATTCTGGATCTCAAGATTGACCTGACTATTGCTAATAATGGCAAGGAAGGAATCCTCCTTTTGAAAAATGAAAAAACCATACCTGACCTGATTTTGATCGATCTCAATATGCCTGGTCAAAATGGAATTGAATTTCTGAAAGAACTTAAAACCTTACCCAATCTAAAAAATATAAGAACCATTGCTTTTACCACATCCAATGATCCCCAAGACATTGACATGTGTTATGAAAATGGAGTCTCGAGTTTTATTCACAAACCTATGAACCCCAGCCTCTATAAAGAAACAGTAAAGTTGCTAATCACCTATTGGAAGATGAACATCCAATAA
- a CDS encoding LytR/AlgR family response regulator transcription factor, with protein sequence MTCIIVDDENVSREILNFLCEKEPGVEVVGNFSNAMDAFRFLNKEDVDLIFLDVHMPGFTGFDFIQTLKNSPYVILTTSDQNSALKAFEYESIIDFLTKPIDPDRFKKSVKKVAKLLETGNSNPSNPKKSKASKNQLFINIDKRLIKINTEEIDLVEASGDYVVIKLENTDYRVHISLTKLKEKLPSDTFFQVHRSYIINLKKIVDIQDNTVLIHKSVIPISRSKRGELMGKLNLI encoded by the coding sequence ATGACCTGCATAATTGTTGACGATGAAAATGTGTCAAGAGAAATATTAAACTTTTTGTGTGAAAAAGAGCCCGGTGTAGAAGTAGTTGGTAATTTTTCTAATGCAATGGATGCTTTTCGTTTCCTCAATAAGGAAGATGTAGACCTGATTTTTTTGGATGTCCACATGCCTGGCTTTACTGGTTTTGATTTTATCCAAACCTTAAAAAACTCTCCCTATGTCATCTTGACCACTTCTGATCAGAATTCTGCGCTTAAAGCATTTGAATACGAAAGCATTATTGATTTTTTAACCAAGCCCATAGACCCGGATCGATTTAAAAAATCCGTCAAAAAGGTGGCTAAATTACTTGAAACAGGAAATTCCAATCCCAGTAACCCTAAAAAGTCAAAGGCCAGTAAAAATCAATTATTCATCAATATTGACAAGCGCCTTATTAAAATCAATACCGAAGAAATTGATCTGGTAGAAGCAAGTGGAGACTATGTAGTTATTAAATTGGAGAACACGGACTATAGAGTGCACATCTCCTTGACAAAACTCAAAGAAAAACTACCGTCAGACACTTTTTTTCAGGTTCATCGCTCCTATATCATCAATCTCAAAAAGATCGTAGATATCCAAGACAATACGGTACTGATCCATAAGTCAGTGATCCCGATTAGTAGATCCAAGCGGGGAGAACTCATGGGAAAACTAAACTTGATTTAA
- a CDS encoding PAS domain S-box protein codes for MMNTPSLLGDSSRLNSLKSYQISTTEKEREFDGIAKLACKLCNVPVGLIYFFDEKKTFIKSVFGSIDAIESLDLSSIFGAHLEASFISFNSKDENFPSSLKERGFEYYAACPVKDQDGFVLGALAILNHQVVEINEDQKSSLITLFGGLQSLLKDRKKNIELDHFEKLFQLSSDLVCLAGVDGFFKKVSPSFKKILGWDEKTLLTKSFFEMIYPEDLKKTQQEIEKLSEGHPTINFTHRFNTHDGSFKYLQWTASPEPETGSIFAIGRDITYERNRELKLAESEEKLRVFFENSQGLMCTHDLEGNFLSVNSSGAGILGYTVEEILSRSLFDIVPQERHHEVYGYLKVISTNGKANGQMLTKHKNGTLRTWLFNNVLEKSGVDQSQYVIGNAIDITTRAKLEEDLKETKQLLEETGKVARVGGWNFDLVNQKISWTPVTKMIHEVPEDFEPDLTTGIEFYKEGESRYKVTKALEEAIQHGTPWSLDLQLITHKGKEIWVRAIGKPEFKNGECVRLFGTFQDIDETKRAELEASRARKVLDDVFNASSEVSVIATDLEGVITVFNKGAEKMLGYSAEEMVGKHTPSIIHSQEEVEKAASELSEEFGRPISGFETFIARPERDGSEQRDWTYIRKDREERLVSLVVTPIKDPDQTSIGYLGIAIDFTEKRNIEIDLVNEKSRLAAFVQHTPAAVSMLDNQMRYIAVSNRWEEEYHFKAEEVLGNSHYELFGELMNEERIANYNRVLSGEVLTNKEEKILFPGETEPRYISWEMRPWYLHNGEIGGMMVFTQNITSLIAQREELKQAKLQAEEASKAKSEFLANMSHEIRTPLNGVIGFTDLVLKTNLNETQHQYLSIVNQSANALLSIINDILDFSKIEAGKLEIDIDKCDLYEMSSQATDIITYQIQNKGLEMLLNIGTDLPRFIYADSVRLKQVLVNLLGNASKFTEKGEIELKIENLHSDGDFNRIRFSVRDTGIGINPAKQKKIFEAFSQEDSSTTKKYGGTGLGLTISNRLLGLMGSNLQLVSEVGKGSTFFFDVTFKTEKGEAIEWFDVDQIKNVLVVDDNDNNRLIVNQMLLLKNIHATEATNGFEALQLLSKGEKFDVVLMDYHMPFMDGLETIRKIKESFMDSLEEMPIILLHSSSDDQKIIQACQELGVKHRLIKPLKLQDFYHALSRLHTKDFDLVKEVENDILPLDVDYKVLVAEDNMVNMMLAETIIKRSFPNAILIKAKDGKEALHYCKEEIPDIILMDVQMPEMNGYEATKQIRRLKNGDRIPIVALTAGNVKGEREKCLEAGMNDFVVKPVVEETLHEIFQKWLPLQKLDSLDFDKPEVSTKSHYDQEVLIAYTDNNVEILKGILKIVKSELTTSFTDLKEKLLNEDLVGLKEAGHKLYGTAVSSGMFYLSEMAAEIEKLKLLDKPALEHQLAEVEKEIKLILHQIHTQEDSMG; via the coding sequence ATGATGAATACCCCATCTCTACTCGGAGATAGTTCCAGATTAAACTCATTAAAGAGTTATCAGATTTCAACTACTGAAAAAGAGAGGGAATTTGACGGAATCGCAAAGCTTGCCTGTAAGTTATGTAATGTGCCGGTTGGCTTGATCTATTTTTTTGATGAGAAAAAGACCTTTATCAAATCAGTTTTTGGAAGTATTGATGCGATAGAGTCACTGGATTTAAGTTCAATTTTTGGTGCTCATCTAGAGGCTTCGTTTATCTCATTCAATTCAAAGGATGAAAACTTTCCATCCTCTTTAAAAGAAAGGGGTTTTGAATACTATGCTGCATGTCCAGTAAAGGATCAGGATGGTTTTGTTTTAGGAGCTTTGGCAATTTTGAATCATCAGGTGGTTGAGATCAATGAAGATCAAAAATCCAGTTTGATTACGCTTTTTGGGGGATTGCAGAGTTTGTTGAAGGATCGAAAAAAGAATATTGAACTGGATCATTTTGAAAAACTATTCCAGTTATCCTCAGACTTGGTGTGTTTGGCTGGTGTGGATGGTTTTTTTAAAAAAGTAAGTCCTTCATTTAAAAAGATTTTGGGATGGGATGAAAAGACCTTACTGACCAAATCATTTTTTGAAATGATTTATCCAGAGGATTTAAAGAAGACTCAACAAGAAATAGAAAAACTTTCAGAAGGACATCCTACCATCAATTTCACACATCGATTTAATACCCATGATGGCTCCTTCAAATATTTACAATGGACTGCCTCTCCAGAGCCCGAAACGGGAAGCATATTCGCGATAGGGAGAGATATCACCTATGAAAGAAATCGCGAATTAAAACTGGCTGAGAGTGAGGAGAAATTGAGAGTTTTCTTTGAAAATTCTCAAGGTTTGATGTGTACCCATGACTTAGAAGGGAATTTCCTTTCTGTAAATTCTTCGGGGGCAGGAATATTAGGCTATACCGTAGAAGAGATACTTTCTCGAAGTTTATTTGATATCGTACCTCAGGAGAGACATCATGAGGTCTATGGGTATTTAAAGGTCATTTCCACAAACGGAAAAGCCAACGGTCAAATGTTGACCAAGCATAAAAATGGGACGCTCCGAACTTGGTTATTCAATAATGTCCTTGAGAAAAGTGGGGTGGACCAATCACAATATGTCATCGGAAATGCAATAGATATCACCACTCGGGCGAAGCTGGAAGAAGACCTCAAAGAAACCAAACAATTGCTAGAGGAGACGGGAAAGGTAGCCAGAGTGGGGGGCTGGAACTTTGATTTAGTAAATCAAAAAATATCCTGGACACCTGTTACAAAAATGATCCATGAAGTTCCTGAAGACTTTGAGCCGGATTTGACTACAGGCATAGAATTTTATAAAGAGGGAGAGAGCCGATACAAGGTTACCAAGGCCTTGGAAGAAGCGATCCAGCATGGCACCCCATGGAGTTTGGATTTGCAATTGATTACCCATAAAGGAAAGGAAATCTGGGTAAGAGCAATTGGAAAACCAGAATTCAAAAATGGGGAATGTGTCAGGTTATTTGGGACTTTTCAAGATATCGACGAAACCAAAAGAGCTGAATTGGAGGCATCTAGGGCTAGGAAAGTATTGGATGATGTGTTCAATGCCTCTTCGGAAGTAAGCGTGATCGCCACAGATTTAGAAGGAGTAATTACAGTTTTTAATAAGGGAGCAGAAAAGATGCTAGGCTATTCAGCTGAGGAAATGGTTGGCAAGCATACTCCCAGTATCATTCATTCTCAAGAGGAGGTAGAGAAAGCAGCTTCAGAACTTTCGGAGGAATTTGGAAGGCCTATTTCTGGATTTGAAACCTTTATCGCCAGACCGGAAAGAGATGGTTCGGAGCAACGGGATTGGACCTACATTCGAAAAGATAGGGAAGAACGCTTGGTTTCTTTGGTAGTTACCCCGATCAAGGACCCTGACCAAACCAGTATCGGCTATTTGGGCATTGCGATTGATTTCACAGAAAAGAGGAACATTGAAATTGATCTGGTCAATGAAAAAAGCCGGCTAGCGGCATTTGTACAGCATACCCCGGCAGCGGTATCCATGTTGGATAATCAGATGCGATATATCGCAGTGAGTAATAGATGGGAAGAGGAATATCACTTTAAAGCCGAAGAGGTGTTAGGAAATTCCCATTATGAGCTCTTTGGTGAACTGATGAATGAAGAAAGAATTGCTAATTATAATCGGGTATTAAGTGGGGAAGTGTTAACCAATAAGGAAGAGAAAATCTTATTTCCTGGAGAAACTGAACCTAGATATATATCCTGGGAAATGAGGCCTTGGTACCTTCACAATGGAGAAATTGGTGGGATGATGGTCTTTACACAAAATATCACGTCTTTGATTGCCCAGCGGGAAGAGCTCAAACAGGCCAAGTTGCAGGCAGAAGAAGCAAGTAAAGCCAAATCTGAGTTTTTGGCCAATATGAGTCATGAAATCAGGACGCCACTCAATGGGGTGATAGGATTTACGGACTTGGTGTTGAAAACCAATTTAAATGAAACCCAACATCAATATCTATCGATTGTCAACCAGTCTGCCAATGCCCTTTTAAGTATCATCAATGATATTCTGGACTTTTCAAAAATTGAGGCAGGGAAGTTGGAAATTGATATTGATAAGTGCGATCTCTATGAAATGAGTTCCCAAGCAACGGATATCATTACCTACCAAATCCAAAACAAAGGCCTGGAAATGCTTTTGAATATTGGAACCGATTTACCAAGATTTATTTATGCCGATTCTGTACGGTTAAAACAAGTGCTGGTGAATCTACTGGGCAATGCCTCCAAGTTTACAGAAAAAGGAGAAATAGAGTTGAAAATAGAAAACCTGCATTCGGATGGTGATTTCAATCGAATTCGGTTTTCTGTTCGGGATACTGGAATCGGGATTAATCCTGCCAAGCAGAAAAAGATCTTTGAGGCATTTTCCCAGGAGGATAGTTCCACAACCAAGAAATACGGGGGAACAGGCCTTGGCTTGACCATTTCCAATAGACTTTTAGGATTGATGGGATCAAATCTGCAATTGGTATCAGAAGTGGGAAAAGGGAGTACATTTTTCTTTGACGTCACCTTTAAAACTGAAAAAGGAGAAGCCATTGAATGGTTTGATGTAGATCAAATCAAAAATGTGTTGGTAGTGGATGATAATGACAATAATAGATTGATTGTCAATCAGATGTTGTTGTTGAAGAACATTCATGCTACCGAAGCGACTAATGGCTTTGAAGCCCTTCAACTCTTGTCTAAGGGAGAAAAATTTGATGTGGTGTTGATGGATTACCACATGCCATTCATGGATGGCTTGGAAACCATTCGTAAGATCAAGGAAAGTTTCATGGATAGTCTGGAAGAGATGCCGATCATTCTATTACATAGTTCTTCTGATGACCAGAAAATTATACAAGCCTGCCAAGAACTGGGTGTGAAACATCGTTTGATTAAGCCACTCAAATTACAGGATTTCTACCATGCACTTTCAAGGCTCCATACCAAGGATTTTGACTTAGTAAAAGAAGTTGAAAATGATATTCTGCCACTGGATGTAGATTATAAAGTGTTGGTAGCGGAGGATAATATGGTCAACATGATGTTGGCAGAAACCATCATCAAACGATCCTTTCCAAATGCAATTTTGATCAAGGCGAAGGATGGCAAGGAGGCCTTGCATTATTGTAAAGAAGAAATTCCAGACATCATATTGATGGATGTTCAAATGCCAGAAATGAATGGGTATGAAGCAACCAAGCAAATCCGACGCTTAAAAAATGGTGACCGGATTCCCATTGTGGCATTGACCGCTGGCAATGTAAAGGGAGAACGTGAGAAATGTTTAGAAGCAGGAATGAATGACTTCGTGGTGAAGCCTGTAGTTGAGGAGACTCTTCATGAAATTTTTCAAAAATGGTTGCCACTTCAAAAGCTGGATTCTTTAGACTTTGATAAACCAGAAGTATCCACAAAAAGTCATTATGATCAGGAAGTCTTGATTGCTTACACGGATAATAATGTAGAGATTTTGAAGGGGATTTTGAAGATCGTCAAGTCGGAATTAACCACTTCTTTTACTGACCTTAAGGAAAAACTGCTGAATGAGGATTTGGTTGGATTGAAAGAGGCTGGACATAAATTATATGGCACAGCAGTCTCTTCAGGGATGTTTTATTTATCGGAAATGGCTGCTGAAATTGAAAAGCTTAAGTTATTGGACAAACCTGCTTTAGAGCATCAATTAGCTGAAGTGGAAAAAGAGATAAAGCTGATCCTACATCAAATTCATACCCAGGAGGATTCGATGGGATAA
- a CDS encoding sulfatase family protein, producing MKSSFKVKLFIISLFTVLSTPGFISAQDKKPNFIIIFTDDQGYGDVGVFGHPTIKTPNLDQMAMEGQKWTNFYVAANVCTPSRSAIMTGRLPVRTGMYSNTRRVLFPDSDGGLPSSENTIATLLKTSGYATKAIGKWHLGHLPPYLPTNHGFDSYFGIPYSNDMDRINDVSAKEAFANPKHNYFNVPLMRDTEIVERPADQNTITKRYTEEAIQYIQENKDRPFFIYLAHSLPHVPLFASQGFLGSSERGLYGDVIEEIDWSVGQILTTLKKEGLDTNTYVVFTSDNGPWLVYNEQGGSNGGLFGGKGTSYEGGVRVPTIIWGPGNVQPGVVSKIGSTLDLLPTFCSLSNTVKPNDRVYDGFDLSPVLAGKDETPRNELFYYHGDRLFAVRKGDYKLYFYQNNPMGYPAKVEKLDTLQLFNLAHDPSERFNIASENNQIIEEIQALIQTHQSNMTFGPTQLEKRIEKN from the coding sequence ATGAAATCTTCTTTTAAAGTTAAGCTGTTCATCATCTCACTTTTTACTGTCCTTTCTACTCCTGGTTTCATTTCCGCCCAGGACAAAAAACCTAATTTCATCATCATTTTCACCGATGACCAAGGGTATGGAGATGTGGGAGTTTTTGGACATCCGACCATCAAAACCCCAAACCTGGATCAAATGGCCATGGAGGGACAAAAGTGGACCAATTTCTATGTGGCAGCAAATGTCTGTACCCCCAGCCGTTCCGCAATTATGACGGGAAGACTTCCTGTAAGAACAGGGATGTATAGTAATACCAGAAGGGTTCTTTTTCCAGACTCGGATGGAGGACTTCCAAGTTCTGAAAACACCATCGCAACCTTGCTAAAAACCTCTGGCTATGCCACCAAAGCAATCGGGAAATGGCACTTGGGTCATCTGCCCCCCTACCTCCCCACGAACCATGGGTTCGATTCTTACTTTGGCATCCCCTATAGCAATGACATGGACCGAATCAACGATGTTTCTGCTAAAGAGGCCTTCGCAAATCCAAAACACAATTATTTCAACGTTCCTCTGATGAGGGACACGGAAATTGTGGAAAGACCCGCCGACCAAAATACGATTACCAAACGCTATACAGAAGAAGCCATCCAATACATCCAGGAAAATAAAGACCGACCTTTCTTTATCTACCTGGCTCACTCTCTTCCCCACGTGCCTTTATTTGCAAGCCAAGGATTCTTAGGAAGCAGTGAGAGAGGGTTATATGGAGATGTCATTGAGGAAATTGATTGGAGCGTGGGTCAGATCCTAACGACACTTAAAAAAGAAGGCTTAGATACCAACACCTACGTAGTCTTTACTTCAGACAATGGTCCCTGGCTTGTCTACAATGAACAAGGAGGAAGCAATGGAGGCCTTTTCGGGGGAAAAGGCACCAGTTATGAAGGCGGAGTTCGTGTGCCCACCATCATTTGGGGCCCGGGAAATGTGCAACCAGGGGTCGTATCAAAAATTGGAAGTACCCTGGATTTGTTGCCTACCTTTTGCAGTTTATCCAACACGGTCAAACCAAACGATCGGGTTTATGACGGGTTTGACTTAAGCCCTGTATTGGCAGGAAAAGACGAAACCCCAAGAAATGAACTGTTTTATTACCATGGAGACCGGTTATTTGCCGTAAGAAAAGGGGATTACAAACTCTATTTTTACCAAAACAACCCCATGGGCTATCCTGCCAAAGTCGAAAAACTGGATACGCTTCAACTCTTTAACCTGGCACATGACCCTTCCGAGAGGTTTAATATCGCTTCAGAAAACAATCAGATCATCGAGGAAATCCAGGCCTTGATCCAGACACATCAATCCAATATGACCTTTGGTCCCACACAATTGGAAAAACGAATTGAAAAGAATTAA
- a CDS encoding DUF4856 domain-containing protein, translated as MMKFLKSPQFLLGFVLLAATSCENETAEPNLRSEIGYGELNTNESYSTQFLDQSGNSTVDLTEGTISLSMFQSMDNYIKSSVSTNSRIDQSLLSNLFNNTGSSFTQIEVKGGLFNASDLVNSEVSISERVAPSRSQAEILATQAYFESLFEEIDANSLSINEEASINQAGKLGSYLLNDKGIEVAQVIQKSLLGAFQLDYIGNVLLNAGLNADNFTLVSDKNYTQLEHNWDLAYGTLTLNPIYLEGFSDTEKGSVSEFGAGAYIWEYNKSGYAKIYPAFLKGRAAIVNNDLAEMENQALIIRQEFEKSIANAALGYLGKWRSSTTEDKRAHAIGEALGFIYSLRFASTYQADANFSDSVIAALINSENGFWDIDAAKINAAEAAIKSKFNL; from the coding sequence ATGATGAAGTTTTTAAAAAGCCCTCAATTCCTTTTGGGGTTCGTCTTATTAGCTGCAACATCTTGTGAAAATGAAACTGCAGAACCCAATCTGAGATCGGAAATCGGCTATGGTGAATTAAACACCAATGAGTCCTACTCTACTCAATTTTTGGATCAATCGGGGAATTCAACGGTGGATCTAACCGAAGGGACTATTTCATTAAGTATGTTTCAGTCGATGGATAATTACATAAAATCCAGCGTCAGTACTAATTCAAGAATTGATCAAAGCCTTTTATCAAACCTATTCAACAATACTGGATCTTCTTTTACTCAAATTGAGGTAAAAGGAGGCTTATTCAATGCTTCTGACCTAGTTAATTCTGAAGTAAGTATAAGTGAAAGAGTGGCACCATCAAGATCACAAGCTGAAATTCTTGCCACCCAGGCCTATTTTGAATCTCTATTTGAGGAAATAGATGCAAACAGTTTATCCATCAATGAAGAAGCATCCATCAACCAAGCAGGTAAACTCGGAAGTTACCTGTTGAATGACAAGGGGATTGAAGTAGCACAGGTCATCCAAAAATCTCTTTTAGGGGCATTTCAGTTGGACTATATAGGAAACGTCCTTCTAAACGCTGGGCTGAATGCAGATAACTTCACGCTTGTTTCGGATAAAAACTATACCCAACTGGAACACAATTGGGACTTGGCCTATGGCACACTTACGCTGAACCCTATCTATTTAGAAGGATTTTCTGATACTGAGAAAGGATCTGTTTCTGAATTCGGAGCAGGAGCTTACATCTGGGAATATAATAAAAGCGGCTATGCGAAAATCTATCCTGCATTTCTGAAAGGAAGAGCTGCCATCGTTAACAACGACTTGGCTGAAATGGAAAACCAGGCGCTTATCATCAGACAGGAATTCGAAAAATCAATTGCAAATGCAGCCCTTGGCTATTTGGGTAAATGGAGATCCAGTACCACAGAAGACAAAAGAGCACATGCAATCGGTGAAGCCTTGGGATTCATTTATTCCCTGAGATTTGCCAGTACTTATCAAGCAGATGCAAATTTCTCTGATTCTGTGATCGCTGCTCTAATCAATAGTGAGAATGGTTTCTGGGATATAGATGCAGCTAAAATCAATGCTGCAGAAGCTGCCATCAAATCAAAATTCAACTTGTAA
- a CDS encoding imelysin family protein: MNYGKYPIILFLLALLFGCVDSTDDQDIPEENSDRKEMLKFWAEEMIIPSYAAFDQDLQNMVISADQFVNSPTESNLQTLRNTWVQAYVSWQHVELFEVGPAEKYTLRNFYNIYPTNVSGIESNIASSTLNLNLPSTYDQQGFPALDYLINGVAEEDSKILEFYTDSDKGEDRRAYLNSLVTRMEVLLNQVITDWNGPAKEEFISKTGLDIGSSTASMVNAYVLYYERHVRSGKFGIPSGATLASSGTPNPEKIEAFYKQDISLQLAKTAHQAFTDFFNGNANGKQGRSLKSYLVAIGAKDPNTGKLLSEYINEQLTVISNLLNGLSENLYQQIITDNDAMIQVYQEMQKAVRLLKVDMTSAMSITITYSDNDGD, from the coding sequence ATGAATTACGGAAAGTACCCTATTATTCTCTTTTTGTTGGCTTTGCTTTTCGGTTGTGTTGACTCAACTGATGATCAGGATATTCCTGAAGAAAACAGCGATCGAAAAGAAATGCTGAAGTTTTGGGCAGAGGAAATGATCATCCCTTCTTATGCAGCCTTTGATCAAGACCTGCAAAACATGGTAATCAGTGCCGATCAATTTGTGAACAGCCCCACCGAGTCCAACCTTCAAACGTTAAGAAACACCTGGGTGCAGGCCTATGTTTCCTGGCAACATGTAGAATTATTTGAAGTAGGTCCTGCGGAAAAATATACCTTAAGGAACTTTTACAACATTTATCCCACCAATGTATCAGGAATTGAATCCAACATCGCTTCCTCCACATTAAATTTGAATCTGCCCTCTACCTATGACCAGCAGGGATTTCCAGCCTTGGATTACCTGATCAATGGTGTGGCAGAAGAGGATAGCAAAATCCTGGAATTTTATACGGACTCAGACAAGGGCGAAGATAGACGTGCTTACCTGAACTCGTTGGTTACCAGAATGGAAGTTCTACTCAATCAGGTAATCACAGATTGGAATGGTCCTGCCAAAGAAGAGTTCATATCAAAGACTGGATTGGATATAGGTTCTTCCACAGCTTCCATGGTCAATGCTTATGTGCTTTATTATGAAAGACATGTGCGTAGCGGTAAATTTGGTATTCCTTCCGGAGCAACTTTGGCAAGTTCCGGCACCCCGAACCCAGAAAAAATTGAGGCTTTCTATAAGCAGGATATCTCTCTTCAATTGGCGAAAACTGCTCATCAGGCATTCACTGATTTCTTTAACGGGAATGCCAATGGCAAACAAGGCCGTTCCCTGAAATCCTATTTGGTAGCGATCGGCGCCAAAGACCCAAATACAGGGAAATTATTGTCTGAATACATCAATGAACAATTGACAGTCATCAGCAATCTCCTCAATGGATTATCCGAAAACCTTTACCAGCAAATCATCACGGATAATGATGCCATGATCCAAGTGTACCAGGAAATGCAAAAAGCTGTAAGACTTCTGAAAGTAGATATGACTTCAGCAATGAGTATTACGATCACCTACTCGGACAACGATGGTGACTGA